Within Salvia splendens isolate huo1 unplaced genomic scaffold, SspV2 ctg741, whole genome shotgun sequence, the genomic segment CAGATACTGAAATATGTGCAAAATCTGCTCATGATTGATAGTTGATTGGGATTTGTTCCTTCGTACCGAACTTGTACAATGAATGCATCTGTTCATTTCTGAAATTCTATAAATAAGAGTATGTATTATCAAAGTCTATGGGAAACCTGATACACAACTTCTTTTCTCTCACAAAACCTTAGgttcaatttttctttttcctgaTATGGAACTGAGAAACTCTTTTCATATTCTTTGGCATAACCAGCATCTAGGCAATTTCTGAATTAAGTGCTTAAAAGAAATGCTGAAACGGCGATGCCAATAATTTTTTGCCTTCAGGTATCTCCAGTTTTGTCATCTTTTATTTCTAAGAAAGGGCAGGAAGCAGTTGGATCTGCCACTGCTAAGTCCTGGAGGGTATTGGCTCTATGTGGGGCAGGTGTCTCAGGGTTGTTAAGTTATGCAACAATAGCATCTTGTGATGAGGCTGAACATGGTTTGGAGGCTGCCACCTATCCTTGGCCACACAGTGGCATTCTAAACTCATATGACCATGCTTTGTAAGTTAATCTGTAGCTTTCTCAAGTTCTTTTTTTGTACTCTGTATTTAAGAACTGAATTACTTCAGTTCTGCATTCTTTGTTACCGATATAAACGAAATGGTTTTGTAACTTGATTGAGTTAATTTTTATGTGTCTATTTGCTTATAGATTCGTTCTTGTAAAGATTTCTCTTTGAAATAGTGGGACTAAAATATGTTTGGAACCAACTCATTGTGTTACATAACCTCTAGGCACTTATAATCCCGTATATTGGTTTGTAACCAGTTATCAGGATTTTGCACTGCATCAATCTTTTGTAGCTGCTTTCAACCTATAAGTATCTCCTATAATATCAACTTGGTTAATGGAGGCCTATCAACGCAGTTCTTCCCCCCGCCTTTGGTACTTGACAGTGAAGAAAAAGTTGTATTTTGGGGCAGTCCGTTTTCTAGATTTTCTCCTTTTATGTGTGCTGTATCCTTCTGTTCTTAAGGTATGATCAACCCAAAGTatcttatttttaataattaatgatGACCAGCTTGATGTCCGAATTGTACTATGCATTCTGCAAAAAGACCAccttcatattctcattcaaaaATACTCTTTCCTTCAGCATATACTTGACCACTAGAAGGTGCCAACTGAAATTAGAAGGGGACATAATGTTTGTATGATCATGATTAATCCAAGAAAAGAAGATTGttttttaatgaactaaacAAACTATGCCAAGGGAAAGTGAGATTGGATCTATTTGCTCCTATACCAGTATATAGTTGCAATGTGCATTAAATTTCTGCTCTTTGTTCGGTTAATGTTCTAGTGCTTTCTGCTGAAAGTATTCTCTGTTGTAACTGTAAGCATTGCAATAACATGTCTATTATGTAGTTATGTTTTTTTATCAACTTATGAGATACTTATCCCATTATAAAACAAAGGGTTGTCTTTATCTGTTCTACCAAATATGATGGATTAGTTTCCACTACTGTGATTGGATTTCGTCCTCTCTCCATTTAAATACTTGAATGCTCTTCATTTCcaattgattttaaattaaaatgccTTCTCCATGTTAAACAGGATTCGGCGTGGTCACCAGGTGTATCAACAAGTGTGTGCCTCCTGCCATTCAATGTCCTTAATTTCATTCCGCGACTTGGTAGGTGTTGCATATacagaagaagaaactaaagcTATGGCTGCTGAGATTGAGGTAGTTGATGGGCCAAATGATGAGGGAGAGATGTTTACTCGTCCTGGCAAGCTCAGTGACCGGTTTCCTCAGCCATATGCAAATGAACAAGCAGCTGGGTTTGCTAATGGTGGCTCTTATCCTCCTGATTTAAGTCTTATAACCAAAGTATTTTCTACCACTCCGGGCTCTCCCTCATTTCTTTATCCTTGGAATGTCATGTCATCATCTCTCCTAATTTTTTCCCCTTTAGGCTCGCCACAATGGTCAAAATTATGTGTTTGCCCTATTGACTGGATATCATGACCCTCCTCCTGGTGTTACAGGAAGTTCTTCTGGTTCGTATTTAATTTACCTTGGCAAAGTCCAATATTATATTGAAGAATTTGCGTGGCTGTGTCTAAAATGACCTCATCTTAGTATAGAGTTTTTCGAACTTTAGTCTGTATTTGGCAAATGTCAGCTCACCAAGTGGATTAACATGTTCATTGCTACCCTTCCCACTTTAAACATACTATTGTGctcctttttgttttttttttctcttttggtAGGTCGCGTGGCAGGGTGTCTCTTTATGCATCTGGTCACCCTTACCACCATCAGCACTCTTTTTACTTCTTACATCCTGATTCAAAGCTTAATTTTCAAGTGTTAACAGCACTTTCAAAATTTGTTGTTATGGCTGGTACCTAAACTTTGATCTGCAGCATTCCTTATATTACGTGGTCCTGTCCTTggatttttgtttaattattctaGTGGTTTTGAATACTTCAAATGAATCTCTAAATGTAGTAAAATGATGTTAAAAATCATTTTAGAAGTAGTGTGTTCATGTCATGTGTCCTGCGTACATGAGACTGTCATGCATATTTTATGAgaataaacaattattctttcattttatttgtgGATTCTGGTTTGGATTATCTTTTTAAATATTCACAGTTTGTGATTGAATTTTAATGCCATTACTGACGATTTGGTATTTATATATGGGATTCTAAATAGCGCAAGTATTTGCCTTTTTAGATTGGTGAAGGATTGCATTATAACCCTTACTTCCCTGGTGGAGCTATTGCTATGCCAAAAATGCTTAATGATGGTGCCCTTGAGTATGAGAAGCTCAGGTAAAATCCCTAATTATTTCCTTGCACATAAGCACATGTTTGTTAGGTCTTCCATTCATGCATAGGTCCGAGATATAGGTCACATTCCCATTTCATGCTCAACTCTTTATTTGCTATCTTTTGTAGATGGGGGAAGATGTTGTCACATTTTTAACATGGGTTGgccgctattgcagcctccGGATCGGCGAgcggttttttttcttttcgaaACACTAAATATACGCAATTTGCACGTTATTCTcgttcacaccacttgttttaacgagtactctctatcttaatttctgtacaagatcaacaacgcgaaatgtagcacaacaacgagcctactccggggacgagcgggtctcaaactcccacggtacccgtgggaggtggatggggtccgatgcccgggtactactacccttggcagcagatgatgctcGGGATGGCACCCGGGGGTGGTacgccgggatggcaggggatgccgggggggTCCGGCGATGCAaggcgggcagggggtacccgGGGGTGGTACGctgggatggcaggggatgcaggggggaccgatgatgccggggtgggcacccagggatgcaggggacgccggggggacaacgtctatcaccccagttttgattttggtattgcttcttcgcacacatcgaccccagcgaAGACGCAGTTCACTGAGACCTTcaccttagaggagttgggaatAGATCTGGGGATGCGggcactcccgttcaaacggggggagtagggtgGGGCCGGGGGGCGCccaagaagaaggggaagagggtggtcggcgagtcgtcgcagccgacTGGTGACGACAGCCAACCACGGAGGAAGTGGAAGGACGCGGAGAATGTCGCGCTGGCCAAGGCATGGGTGAGTGTAAGCGATGACCCCTTCGCCTCGAACAATCGATcctcaacttgtgggctaaaatagcagcagcctacaaggcattttgcccggtgGGGAGGCCatgcagcggggaggagtgccggaaggggtgggaccgaatccggtttggggtctcccgattttc encodes:
- the LOC121791163 gene encoding cytochrome c1 1, heme protein, mitochondrial-like; this translates as MFGGRALRRLLRERLQSQNTVSPVLSSFISKKGQEAVGSATAKSWRVLALCGAGVSGLLSYATIASCDEAEHGLEAATYPWPHSGILNSYDHALIRRGHQVYQQVCASCHSMSLISFRDLVGVAYTEEETKAMAAEIEVVDGPNDEGEMFTRPGKLSDRFPQPYANEQAAGFANGGSYPPDLSLITKIGEGLHYNPYFPGGAIAMPKMLNDGALEYEKLRGDFSADDVAEEFVAGLWLSYWLSTSYRGCSY